One Williamsia phyllosphaerae DNA segment encodes these proteins:
- a CDS encoding YqgE/AlgH family protein: MWDTVEAGRIRAGSVLIAATTLTEPTFRRSVIYIVEHNDAGSLGVVINRMSQTAVHNLLPQWTDLTAAPRAVFIGGPVKQDSALCLGVVKPGVDVDAVPGLRPVDGRVVLVDLDADPEDLERALDGIRIFAGYSGWGIGQLDDELRRDSWLVASALPRDLLAAATDDVFADVLRRQPWPLPLLATHPIDVERN; encoded by the coding sequence ATGTGGGACACCGTGGAGGCGGGCCGGATCCGCGCGGGCAGCGTCCTCATCGCCGCCACGACACTGACCGAACCGACCTTCCGGCGCAGCGTCATCTACATCGTCGAGCACAACGACGCGGGCAGCCTCGGTGTCGTCATCAACCGCATGAGCCAGACCGCGGTGCACAACCTCCTCCCCCAGTGGACCGATCTGACGGCCGCCCCGCGTGCGGTGTTCATCGGGGGTCCGGTCAAGCAGGATTCGGCGCTGTGTCTGGGAGTGGTCAAGCCCGGGGTCGATGTCGACGCGGTCCCCGGTCTCCGACCGGTCGACGGGCGCGTGGTCCTGGTCGATCTCGACGCCGACCCGGAGGACCTCGAGCGGGCCCTGGACGGCATCCGCATCTTCGCCGGCTACTCCGGCTGGGGCATCGGGCAGCTCGACGACGAACTGCGTCGCGACTCGTGGCTGGTCGCGTCGGCGCTGCCGCGCGACCTGCTGGCCGCCGCCACCGACGACGTCTTCGCCGACGTCCTGCGCCGTCAGCCGTGGCCGTTGCCCCTGCTCGCGACCCATCCCATCGACGTCGAACGCAACTGA
- a CDS encoding 2-dehydropantoate 2-reductase translates to MRVLIVGAGAVGGFFGASLIRADRDVTFLVRATRAEQLARDGVVVRDAGRETSTPVSTLTASQITEPFDLVLLSVKEQALDAAITDVAPAVGPQTCLVPLLNGMRHLDRLTDAFGSAVLGGVAVVASQLGPDGAIDLLGPDRFMRYGELSGEMTDRIAEVDRTLAGAGFDTVCSDRIVTDMWDKWIFLASAAALTTVLRANVGEVTATEFGPTVAAALIDECVSVAIASGISVAPEVVEGARSRLIAEGSPFTASLYRDMIAGRDVESDSVVTDLVRRADRLSVSVPLLTAASVTLSLYRSRR, encoded by the coding sequence ATGCGTGTCCTGATCGTCGGTGCCGGCGCGGTGGGCGGGTTCTTCGGCGCGAGCCTGATCCGGGCCGACCGGGACGTGACGTTCCTCGTCCGGGCGACGCGGGCCGAACAGCTCGCCCGGGACGGTGTCGTGGTCCGCGACGCCGGGCGGGAGACGAGCACCCCGGTGTCGACGCTGACGGCGTCTCAGATCACCGAGCCGTTCGATCTCGTCCTCCTGTCGGTGAAGGAGCAGGCGCTCGACGCCGCGATCACCGATGTCGCCCCGGCCGTCGGTCCGCAGACATGTCTGGTGCCGTTGCTCAACGGCATGCGACATCTCGACCGCCTCACCGACGCCTTCGGGTCGGCGGTGCTCGGCGGCGTGGCGGTGGTCGCGAGTCAGCTCGGACCCGACGGTGCCATCGATCTGCTCGGCCCCGACCGGTTCATGCGCTACGGCGAGCTGTCGGGAGAGATGACCGACCGGATCGCCGAGGTCGACCGCACCCTGGCCGGCGCGGGTTTCGACACCGTCTGTTCGGACCGCATCGTCACCGACATGTGGGACAAGTGGATATTCCTGGCCTCCGCCGCCGCGCTGACCACGGTACTGCGCGCGAACGTCGGTGAGGTGACCGCCACCGAGTTCGGTCCGACGGTCGCGGCCGCGCTCATCGACGAATGTGTCTCGGTGGCAATCGCATCGGGGATCTCGGTGGCGCCCGAGGTGGTCGAGGGCGCACGGTCACGACTCATCGCCGAGGGGTCGCCGTTCACCGCCTCGCTGTACCGGGACATGATCGCCGGCCGCGATGTCGAGTCCGACAGCGTCGTCACCGACCTGGTCCGCCGTGCCGACCGGCTGTCGGTGTCGGTGCCGCTGCTGACCGCGGCGTCGGTCACCCTGTCGCTCTACCGGAGCCGACGGTAG
- a CDS encoding CD225/dispanin family protein → MTQPDPKQPDPYATESFTGDPYAQNPYAASQPQYGGYGQPQQFTPAPPSANGGWAVAAIIFFWPLAFVAVSRAFSVYPLWAQGRYAEAEAASASVKRLGVISLFIIAALIILYILVVIIAVAVGVSSDSSV, encoded by the coding sequence ATGACCCAGCCCGACCCCAAGCAGCCCGACCCCTACGCCACCGAATCGTTCACCGGGGATCCCTACGCGCAGAACCCGTATGCGGCGTCGCAACCGCAATACGGCGGCTACGGGCAGCCGCAGCAGTTCACCCCCGCCCCGCCGTCAGCCAACGGCGGCTGGGCGGTCGCGGCGATCATCTTCTTCTGGCCGTTGGCGTTCGTGGCGGTCAGCCGCGCATTCTCGGTGTACCCGCTCTGGGCTCAGGGGCGTTACGCCGAGGCGGAGGCCGCGTCGGCCTCGGTCAAGCGGCTCGGGGTGATCTCGCTGTTCATCATCGCGGCGCTGATCATCCTGTACATCCTGGTGGTGATCATCGCTGTCGCGGTGGGGGTCTCGTCCGACTCGAGCGTCTGA
- a CDS encoding HTTM domain-containing protein yields MRPTAPLPHVAARRRRAGAADPRVRELSSRWLFGLFSTLLAGSLILHQLWWDGLETNSLHALVVLAALWLLVRPTSVGRFAIMLAAEVVAVGHDLPYVGDHTLVVFVTGVSVLALPAWTVARTQRLPAPGELFDTIAPFLRVALIIVYAAAALSKLNTDFLDPQTSCAGPMSQKIAFFDPSLLEGTWRITPSIWTTVAIEIALPILLAIPRTRVVGLLLGCAFHVVLALAGNVPFSALALALYVAFVPTRTVPALHALLLRHRRLRSVTRFVATPPASVVLFVVGVGLWFAAAQVLGRDPWSWSDGLGGLARLAIVVLVVLAGVAFVLGRRRRDGVAEYAHPRSGRRLGHPILVVAVALLIVNAVCPYLGLRSESTFTMFSNLRTEQGAWNHLFIPESVRVFGFQDRLVSVIGTDDPALAARTSSGTELTRFELNRYLRSHPRAEVTWSEAGPDGAVIRSRGPIAAAPGQTLAEKLFHFKDVRPRDDGDCG; encoded by the coding sequence ATGAGGCCGACCGCTCCGCTCCCACACGTGGCGGCTCGTCGGCGTCGCGCCGGGGCGGCCGACCCCCGGGTTCGGGAACTGAGCAGTCGATGGTTGTTCGGGCTGTTCTCGACGCTGCTGGCGGGGTCGCTGATCCTGCACCAGCTGTGGTGGGACGGTCTCGAGACGAACTCGCTGCACGCGCTGGTCGTCCTCGCCGCGCTGTGGTTGCTGGTCCGACCGACGTCGGTCGGACGCTTCGCGATCATGCTGGCCGCCGAGGTCGTCGCGGTCGGCCACGACCTGCCCTACGTCGGCGACCACACGCTGGTGGTGTTCGTGACCGGCGTGAGCGTGCTCGCCCTGCCGGCGTGGACCGTCGCCCGGACGCAGCGGCTGCCCGCGCCCGGCGAGTTGTTCGACACGATCGCACCGTTCCTGCGGGTGGCGCTGATCATCGTGTACGCGGCCGCGGCACTGTCGAAACTCAACACCGACTTCCTCGACCCGCAGACCAGCTGCGCCGGCCCGATGTCGCAGAAGATCGCCTTCTTCGACCCGTCGCTGTTGGAGGGGACGTGGCGGATCACGCCGTCGATCTGGACGACCGTCGCCATCGAGATCGCATTGCCGATCCTGCTCGCGATACCCCGGACGCGAGTGGTCGGCCTGCTTCTCGGGTGCGCGTTCCATGTGGTGCTCGCCCTGGCGGGCAACGTCCCGTTCTCCGCCCTGGCCCTGGCGCTCTACGTCGCGTTCGTACCGACGCGCACCGTCCCGGCCCTGCACGCCCTCCTGCTCCGACACCGACGACTGCGGTCGGTGACCCGGTTCGTCGCGACGCCGCCCGCGTCGGTCGTCCTGTTCGTCGTGGGGGTCGGACTGTGGTTCGCGGCAGCACAGGTACTCGGCCGGGACCCGTGGTCGTGGTCCGATGGGCTCGGCGGCCTCGCCCGGCTGGCCATCGTCGTCCTGGTCGTACTCGCCGGGGTCGCGTTCGTGCTCGGTCGGCGACGTCGCGACGGCGTTGCCGAGTACGCCCACCCACGATCGGGTCGGCGCCTCGGGCACCCGATTCTCGTCGTCGCGGTGGCGCTGCTCATCGTGAACGCCGTCTGCCCCTACCTGGGGCTCAGATCGGAGAGCACCTTCACCATGTTCAGCAACCTTCGCACCGAGCAAGGCGCCTGGAACCATCTGTTCATCCCGGAGTCGGTGCGGGTGTTCGGGTTCCAGGATCGGTTGGTGAGCGTCATCGGGACCGACGATCCCGCGCTGGCCGCCCGGACGAGCTCGGGCACCGAGCTGACCCGGTTCGAGCTGAACCGCTACCTGCGGTCGCACCCGCGCGCGGAGGTCACCTGGTCGGAGGCGGGCCCGGACGGTGCGGTCATCCGATCGCGTGGACCCATCGCCGCGGCACCGGGACAGACGCTCGCCGAGAAGCTGTTCCACTTCAAGGACGTACGACCCCGCGATGACGGTGACTGCGGCTAA
- a CDS encoding TerD family protein, translated as MDAESKRLRRVYEAMVSEADAWWQSLRDNDESVVIEVVNSAFADNPAAGCAVGVADSTLSVVMRQQDLDSLPEQTVGVDRSGQPSLRALPKREAVAWWLHILASNLTATILEALAVAPGVTRVSVAVITRFPADRRLGVVAFGSWSRREIEAASWRTSDDALRVFDLGRGVRCSVRLTASGNYSTALKPLPLDDTPELSQLVASAEDLDSDNTLALLDSELSSPTPGSTGLALGADPYALTSIPQWLGDDHRSPQEYLRPEPHLAANQPSEAADEVRLAAGENIQLPDIGAARLECASSTIRGLEADLSVLLVDAAGRVRNDQDFVFYNQPADPAGVATLVGKSLRPDRSVESAVVCPSAAPAEVDRLLLVLSIDPSHGATLVDAGIDVSIACPGHIWRFSPPPAPVAAMVLAEVYRRAGGWKLRALGQGWSDGLAGLARDHGVDVEN; from the coding sequence GTGGATGCGGAGTCGAAGCGCTTGCGCCGCGTGTACGAGGCGATGGTGTCTGAGGCCGACGCGTGGTGGCAATCATTGCGCGACAACGACGAATCGGTCGTGATCGAGGTCGTCAATTCCGCGTTTGCTGACAACCCCGCGGCCGGTTGCGCGGTCGGTGTCGCTGATTCGACGTTGTCGGTGGTGATGCGTCAGCAGGATCTCGACAGCCTGCCGGAGCAAACAGTTGGCGTGGACCGCTCGGGACAGCCTTCACTGAGAGCACTTCCGAAGCGCGAAGCCGTGGCGTGGTGGCTGCACATCCTCGCCTCGAATCTCACGGCAACGATCCTGGAGGCGCTTGCAGTTGCGCCCGGGGTAACACGGGTCTCGGTCGCGGTCATCACTCGCTTTCCTGCCGACCGGCGACTCGGCGTCGTGGCGTTCGGGTCCTGGAGCCGCCGGGAGATAGAGGCTGCCTCCTGGCGGACCAGCGACGATGCTCTCCGAGTTTTCGACCTGGGTAGAGGTGTCCGATGCAGCGTGCGTCTGACGGCGTCGGGGAACTACTCGACAGCCCTCAAACCGCTCCCCCTTGATGACACACCGGAGCTGTCGCAGCTCGTGGCCAGTGCAGAGGACCTCGACTCGGACAACACTCTTGCGCTTCTGGACTCTGAGCTGAGCTCGCCGACGCCGGGTTCAACAGGCCTCGCACTCGGAGCTGACCCCTACGCGCTGACCTCTATCCCGCAGTGGCTCGGCGACGATCACCGCAGTCCGCAGGAATATCTGCGTCCGGAGCCACACCTCGCGGCGAACCAGCCGAGCGAGGCGGCGGACGAGGTCAGGTTGGCTGCTGGCGAGAACATCCAGCTTCCCGACATCGGCGCGGCGAGGCTCGAATGCGCGTCGAGCACCATAAGGGGGTTAGAGGCTGACCTGTCGGTGCTGCTCGTCGACGCCGCCGGACGCGTGCGCAACGATCAAGACTTCGTTTTCTACAACCAACCCGCCGACCCCGCGGGGGTAGCAACGCTGGTGGGCAAGTCGTTGCGGCCCGACCGGTCGGTTGAGTCAGCTGTGGTTTGTCCGAGCGCGGCGCCGGCCGAAGTGGATCGACTGCTGCTCGTCCTGTCCATCGATCCGTCACACGGGGCGACGCTGGTTGATGCCGGTATCGATGTTTCCATCGCCTGCCCCGGCCACATCTGGCGGTTCTCACCGCCGCCTGCGCCCGTCGCTGCGATGGTCCTCGCAGAGGTATACCGACGAGCAGGGGGTTGGAAGCTTCGCGCACTGGGGCAAGGGTGGTCAGACGGTCTGGCAGGCCTCGCGCGCGACCACGGCGTCGATGTCGAGAACTAG
- a CDS encoding DUF4429 domain-containing protein — protein MVEYRGYGKTLVIEGDSVIMKPTGATRLFIKNHRIPIEEIEGARFTEATRLINGHLQLIVAGVEPGKPQATDLHTVLFTYGHAEPFVELYQWLKAVAYSNNRPS, from the coding sequence TTGGTCGAGTACCGCGGATACGGAAAGACACTGGTCATCGAGGGTGACAGCGTCATTATGAAGCCCACCGGTGCGACAAGGCTTTTCATAAAAAACCACCGCATACCGATCGAAGAGATCGAAGGCGCCCGGTTCACCGAGGCAACGCGATTGATCAACGGCCACCTTCAGCTGATCGTTGCCGGTGTCGAACCCGGTAAGCCCCAGGCCACCGATCTTCACACGGTTCTCTTCACCTACGGCCACGCCGAACCGTTCGTCGAGCTGTACCAGTGGCTGAAAGCCGTTGCTTACAGCAACAACCGGCCGTCATGA
- a CDS encoding molybdenum cofactor biosysynthesis protein: MDREYRFEVVTLLVSPGHAYFGRAKDGPADDVPTALPDHVDIVADKGIRGDRFFGVKAHTEAAVTFLALEAWEAATDGADPVVARRNVAVRGLELDPLRGEEFEIDTGDGPIRFRGGRPAHPCSWMDTMAGEGARKALIGRGGLRAQPLTDGVLRIGPAVIRCSVDLDPARAAEQVRRAQPLVDERR; encoded by the coding sequence ATGGATCGCGAATACCGCTTCGAGGTGGTGACGCTGCTGGTGTCGCCGGGGCACGCCTACTTCGGACGCGCCAAGGACGGCCCCGCCGACGATGTACCCACCGCGCTCCCCGACCACGTCGACATCGTCGCCGACAAGGGCATCCGCGGCGACCGGTTCTTCGGGGTGAAGGCGCACACCGAGGCCGCGGTGACCTTCCTGGCGCTCGAGGCCTGGGAGGCCGCCACCGACGGCGCCGACCCGGTGGTCGCGCGTCGCAACGTCGCCGTCCGCGGACTCGAACTCGATCCCCTGCGCGGCGAGGAGTTCGAGATCGACACCGGCGACGGCCCGATCCGGTTCCGCGGCGGTCGCCCCGCCCACCCGTGCTCCTGGATGGACACGATGGCCGGTGAGGGTGCGCGCAAAGCGCTCATCGGCCGCGGCGGTCTGCGGGCGCAGCCGCTCACCGACGGCGTGCTGCGCATCGGTCCCGCGGTCATCCGGTGCTCGGTGGATCTCGATCCGGCGCGGGCTGCGGAGCAGGTTCGCCGCGCGCAGCCGTTGGTCGACGAGAGAAGATGA
- a CDS encoding nuclear transport factor 2 family protein gives MDTAIAKVQAAEDAWNTRDPEKVSLAYTPDSVWRNRDTFLTGRPAIVEFLTAKWERELDYVLRKSLWGFRENRMAVRFQYEWHDADGAWFRSYGNELWEFDENGLMRRREASINDTPIAESDRRYFGVRPDDERGPGHDIVLD, from the coding sequence ATGGACACCGCGATCGCGAAGGTGCAGGCCGCCGAGGACGCGTGGAACACCCGGGATCCGGAGAAGGTGAGCCTCGCGTACACGCCGGACTCGGTCTGGCGGAACCGCGACACCTTCCTCACCGGCCGCCCCGCGATCGTGGAGTTCCTGACCGCCAAATGGGAGCGCGAACTCGACTACGTCCTACGCAAGAGCCTGTGGGGATTCCGGGAGAACCGCATGGCGGTGCGGTTCCAGTACGAGTGGCACGACGCCGACGGCGCGTGGTTCCGCAGCTATGGCAACGAACTGTGGGAGTTCGACGAGAACGGGCTCATGCGGCGTCGTGAGGCGAGTATCAACGACACTCCGATCGCCGAATCCGACCGCCGGTACTTCGGGGTCCGCCCCGACGACGAACGCGGCCCCGGGCACGACATCGTCCTGGACTGA
- a CDS encoding TVP38/TMEM64 family protein, with protein sequence MDDTVPIGSKSRFNHRWKAALLVAIVVAMVVVAVTVDIPDPQPLRDRVDGAGAWGLLVFVLVYIAVSLTPFPASALTIAGGLLFGLIEGATVVMVGATIGAWLGFRLARWLGRDGVARLGWERIASIDAILQRRGLIAMVLIRLIPFPFAVVNYAAGLSAIRERDYLVGTVVGILPSAIGYTAVGAYGTSPLSWPFLGALAAVIVITLVSGYAARRLRHGGRADDELPVAGDVAGR encoded by the coding sequence GTGGACGACACCGTGCCGATCGGCTCGAAGAGCCGATTCAACCATCGGTGGAAAGCTGCTCTCCTCGTGGCGATCGTCGTCGCGATGGTCGTCGTCGCCGTCACCGTCGACATCCCCGACCCCCAGCCGTTGCGCGATCGTGTCGACGGTGCCGGGGCGTGGGGTCTCCTCGTGTTCGTACTGGTCTACATCGCGGTGTCGCTGACGCCGTTCCCCGCGAGCGCCCTGACCATCGCCGGCGGATTGCTGTTCGGACTGATCGAGGGCGCCACCGTCGTCATGGTCGGCGCGACGATCGGCGCGTGGCTCGGTTTCCGACTTGCCCGCTGGCTCGGACGCGACGGTGTGGCTCGGCTCGGGTGGGAGCGCATCGCCTCGATCGACGCGATCCTGCAGCGTCGCGGCCTGATCGCGATGGTCCTCATCCGACTGATCCCGTTCCCGTTCGCGGTCGTCAACTACGCGGCCGGGCTCAGTGCGATCCGCGAACGGGACTACCTCGTCGGCACGGTCGTGGGCATCCTGCCTTCCGCGATCGGGTACACCGCGGTCGGCGCGTACGGGACGTCGCCACTGTCGTGGCCCTTCCTCGGCGCACTGGCCGCAGTCATCGTGATCACGCTGGTCTCCGGGTACGCCGCACGCCGACTCCGCCACGGCGGGCGGGCCGACGACGAGCTGCCGGTGGCCGGCGACGTCGCGGGTCGCTGA
- a CDS encoding glutaredoxin domain-containing protein, with the protein MSTQAFVDGVEVAWRPGCPFCMKLRTQIRLRGIATTDFDIWSDPSAAERVRQVTGGDETVPTVFVGTESMVNPSIKQVVAAMERQLPGRTDLMRKPGLLARIRGRG; encoded by the coding sequence ATGAGTACACAAGCGTTCGTCGACGGCGTCGAGGTGGCGTGGCGCCCGGGGTGCCCGTTCTGCATGAAGTTGCGTACCCAGATCCGGCTGCGAGGGATTGCGACCACCGATTTCGACATCTGGTCGGATCCGTCGGCGGCCGAACGGGTGCGGCAGGTGACGGGCGGCGACGAAACCGTCCCCACCGTGTTCGTCGGGACCGAGTCGATGGTCAACCCGTCGATCAAACAGGTTGTCGCGGCGATGGAACGTCAGCTGCCCGGTAGGACAGACCTGATGCGAAAGCCAGGGCTGCTGGCCAGGATCCGCGGTAGGGGCTGA
- a CDS encoding mycothiol-dependent nitroreductase Rv2466c family protein translates to MATADINFYFDPVCPFAWMTSKWVRMVQRERDYTVEWRFISLRLLNSHIDYAAHFPPEYEAGHTAGLRLLRVAASVRDQYGRDGVTALYAALGEKIFDSEPVPDEAEAHERRGTTDFVAPILDDLGMGSTHLAALDDDKWDAVIQAETDEALGLTGKDVGTPIIHFRPPEGVAFFGPVISRLPRVEEAAELWDHVIGLAQFPGFAELKRSLRERPQLRALGVSDEDTGVTEDWHGGSRRQKR, encoded by the coding sequence ATGGCCACCGCTGACATCAACTTCTACTTCGACCCCGTCTGCCCGTTCGCGTGGATGACCAGCAAATGGGTCCGCATGGTGCAGAGGGAGCGCGACTACACCGTCGAGTGGCGGTTCATCTCGCTGCGACTCCTCAACTCCCACATCGACTACGCCGCGCACTTCCCACCGGAGTACGAGGCCGGCCACACCGCGGGGCTCCGGCTCCTCCGCGTGGCCGCGTCGGTTCGCGACCAGTACGGCCGCGACGGCGTCACCGCTCTCTACGCCGCGCTCGGCGAGAAGATCTTCGACTCCGAGCCCGTCCCCGACGAGGCCGAGGCGCACGAACGCCGCGGTACCACCGACTTCGTCGCGCCGATCCTCGACGACCTCGGCATGGGGTCGACGCACCTCGCGGCGCTCGACGACGACAAGTGGGACGCGGTGATCCAGGCCGAGACCGACGAGGCGCTCGGGCTCACCGGCAAGGACGTCGGGACACCGATCATCCACTTCCGACCGCCCGAGGGGGTCGCGTTCTTCGGTCCCGTGATCAGCCGCCTCCCCCGCGTGGAGGAGGCGGCCGAACTCTGGGATCACGTCATCGGGCTCGCGCAGTTCCCCGGCTTCGCCGAACTCAAGCGCAGCCTGCGCGAACGGCCCCAGCTCCGTGCACTCGGCGTGAGCGACGAGGACACCGGTGTCACCGAGGACTGGCACGGAGGGTCGCGCCGCCAGAAGCGGTAG
- a CDS encoding peroxiredoxin-like family protein has protein sequence MTTSQDSMTQQLTATLEGSLTQLPAEVSAAFAADRDDLDSAGAPAGVAAVGTAVADVDLVTAQGDTTRLHSELGGRPAVLVFYRGAWCPYCNVALGAYQRELVPALTERGATLIAISPQKPDGSLSAQESNELTFTVLSDPGNTLAGNLGIIAPNNPDAIAAQKQLGLDVTEHNADGTADLPFPTVVVLDAAGTISFIDVHPNYTTRTETADIIAAVDALS, from the coding sequence ATGACCACATCGCAGGATTCGATGACCCAGCAGCTGACGGCAACCCTCGAGGGGTCGCTCACCCAACTCCCGGCCGAGGTCAGCGCGGCGTTCGCCGCCGACCGGGACGACCTCGACTCCGCGGGCGCCCCCGCCGGTGTCGCCGCGGTCGGTACGGCGGTGGCCGACGTCGACCTCGTCACCGCGCAGGGCGACACCACCCGTCTGCACAGCGAGCTGGGTGGGCGTCCGGCCGTTCTCGTGTTCTACCGCGGCGCATGGTGTCCGTACTGCAACGTCGCGTTGGGGGCCTACCAGCGTGAACTCGTGCCGGCACTGACCGAACGCGGCGCGACCCTGATCGCCATCAGCCCGCAGAAGCCAGACGGCTCGCTCAGCGCGCAGGAGTCCAACGAGCTGACCTTCACGGTCCTGTCCGACCCGGGCAACACATTGGCCGGAAACCTTGGCATCATCGCGCCCAACAACCCCGACGCCATCGCCGCGCAGAAGCAGCTGGGGCTCGACGTCACCGAGCACAACGCCGACGGCACCGCCGATCTGCCGTTCCCGACCGTCGTCGTGCTCGACGCCGCCGGGACGATCTCGTTCATCGACGTGCACCCGAACTACACGACCCGCACCGAGACGGCCGACATCATCGCGGCGGTCGACGCGCTCAGCTGA